The following proteins are co-located in the Paraburkholderia phytofirmans PsJN genome:
- a CDS encoding efflux transporter outer membrane subunit encodes MNTPRSCRRVVAAPLRCVSLLASALALASACALTACTLGPDYVKPTATTAATYKELDGTGWKPAQPADTLTRGAWWSVYADPSLDALEQQVASANQNVQAAEARFRAARATVAQYRSSFFPVVSANGAYSRARSSENVLHKSTAGLTLNDYLVQADASWEPDLWGRVSRSVEGAKAEAQASAADAQAALLSMQAELATDYFELRGLDQERQLLDDTIEAYKQALDLTQHRYTGGIATDADVAQAQTQLKTTQAQALDLGVQRAQLEHAIAILIGQSPSTFSLPVAPLTAVPIVAAAGVPSALLERRPDIAAAERHVADMNAQIGVATAAFFPNLILSVTGGLEATNYSQWLLAPSRLWSLGPTLAGTLLDFGGRASVKEQARAHYDESVAQYRQTVLSAFGQVEDNLAALRVLEQEATAQDDAVAAAQRALAVVSNRYKNGAITYLDVVVAQTTALTNERNAVSIARRRMAASVALIKALGGGWDASALPTDEQIVHPSAPASDAAAHG; translated from the coding sequence ATGAACACGCCACGGTCCTGTCGCCGTGTTGTCGCGGCGCCGCTGCGATGTGTCTCGCTGCTCGCGTCCGCTCTGGCATTAGCGAGCGCATGTGCACTCACCGCATGCACGCTCGGGCCGGACTACGTGAAGCCGACCGCCACTACCGCGGCAACCTACAAGGAACTCGACGGCACCGGCTGGAAACCCGCCCAACCCGCCGACACGCTCACACGCGGCGCGTGGTGGAGCGTCTACGCAGACCCGTCGCTTGACGCACTCGAACAACAGGTCGCGAGCGCGAACCAGAACGTGCAGGCCGCCGAAGCGCGCTTTCGCGCCGCCCGTGCAACCGTGGCGCAATATCGGTCGAGCTTCTTCCCGGTCGTCAGCGCGAATGGCGCCTATTCGCGCGCGCGGTCGTCGGAGAACGTGCTGCACAAATCGACCGCTGGCCTCACGCTGAACGACTACCTCGTGCAAGCCGACGCGTCGTGGGAACCCGACCTGTGGGGGCGCGTGTCGCGCAGCGTCGAAGGCGCGAAAGCCGAAGCGCAGGCGAGCGCCGCCGATGCCCAGGCCGCGCTCCTGTCGATGCAGGCTGAACTCGCCACCGACTACTTCGAGCTGCGCGGACTCGATCAGGAGCGCCAACTGCTCGACGACACGATCGAGGCCTACAAGCAAGCACTCGATCTCACGCAACATCGCTACACCGGCGGCATCGCCACCGATGCGGATGTCGCGCAGGCGCAGACGCAGCTAAAGACCACCCAGGCGCAAGCACTCGACCTCGGCGTGCAGCGCGCGCAGCTCGAACACGCGATCGCGATCCTGATCGGCCAGTCGCCTTCAACGTTTTCGCTGCCGGTTGCGCCGCTCACCGCAGTGCCCATCGTGGCGGCGGCAGGCGTGCCGTCCGCGCTGCTCGAACGCCGCCCGGACATCGCGGCGGCGGAACGGCACGTTGCCGATATGAACGCGCAGATCGGCGTGGCGACGGCGGCGTTTTTTCCGAACCTCATTCTGTCGGTGACGGGTGGCCTCGAAGCCACCAACTACAGTCAATGGTTGCTGGCGCCGAGCCGGCTGTGGTCGCTTGGGCCGACGTTGGCGGGCACGCTGCTCGACTTCGGCGGACGCGCTTCGGTGAAGGAACAGGCCCGTGCGCATTACGACGAGAGCGTCGCGCAATACCGGCAGACGGTGTTGAGCGCTTTCGGCCAGGTTGAAGACAATCTCGCTGCGCTGCGCGTGCTCGAACAGGAAGCGACCGCGCAGGACGACGCGGTGGCCGCCGCGCAACGAGCGCTCGCAGTGGTATCGAATCGCTATAAGAACGGCGCCATCACCTATCTCGACGTGGTGGTCGCGCAAACCACCGCGCTCACCAACGAGCGCAACGCCGTGTCGATCGCGCGGCGGCGGATGGCCGCGAGCGTGGCGTTGATCAAGGCACTGGGCGGCGGCTGGGACGCATCCGCGCTGCCGACGGACGAGCAGATCGTGCATCCGTCCGCGCCCGCGAGCGATGCCGCCGCGCACGGGTAG
- the metK gene encoding methionine adenosyltransferase, protein MANDYLFTSESVSEGHPDKVADQISDAILDAILAQDKYSRVAAETLCNTGLVVLAGEITTTANVDYIQVARNTIKRIGYDNTDYGIDYRGCAVLVAYDKQSPDIAQGVDRAHDNNLDQGAGDQGLMFGYACEETPELMPLPIHLSHRLVERQANLRRDGRLPWLRPDAKSQVTVRYVDGKPHAIDTVVLSTQHSPDIDLGTLREAVIEEVIKPTLPAELIKGDIKFLVNPTGRFVIGGPQGDCGLTGRKIIVDTYGGAAPHGGGAFSGKDPSKVDRSAAYAGRYVAKNIVAAGLASRCLIQVSYAIGVAQPTSVMVNTFGTGRVSDATITRLVQEHFDLRPKGIIQMLDLLRPIYEKSAAYGHFGREEPEFTWESTDKALALAEAAGTEPVAALAE, encoded by the coding sequence GTGGCAAACGACTATCTCTTCACTTCCGAATCCGTTTCCGAAGGCCATCCCGACAAAGTCGCGGATCAGATTTCGGACGCCATTCTCGACGCCATTCTGGCTCAGGACAAATACTCGCGTGTCGCCGCGGAAACGCTGTGCAACACGGGTCTCGTCGTGCTGGCGGGTGAAATCACCACCACCGCCAACGTCGATTACATCCAGGTCGCGCGCAACACGATCAAGCGCATCGGCTACGACAATACCGACTACGGCATCGACTACCGCGGCTGCGCGGTGCTCGTCGCGTACGACAAGCAATCGCCGGACATCGCCCAGGGCGTGGACCGCGCGCACGACAACAACCTCGATCAAGGCGCCGGCGACCAGGGCTTGATGTTCGGCTACGCGTGCGAAGAAACGCCGGAACTGATGCCGCTGCCGATTCACCTGTCGCACCGTCTGGTGGAGCGTCAGGCGAATCTGCGCCGTGACGGCCGCCTGCCCTGGCTGCGTCCGGACGCGAAGTCGCAAGTCACCGTGCGTTATGTCGACGGCAAGCCGCATGCGATCGACACCGTGGTGCTGTCCACGCAACATTCGCCGGATATCGATCTGGGCACGCTGCGCGAAGCCGTGATCGAAGAAGTCATCAAGCCGACGCTGCCGGCCGAGCTCATCAAGGGCGACATCAAGTTCCTCGTGAACCCGACGGGTCGTTTCGTGATCGGCGGTCCGCAAGGCGATTGCGGTTTGACCGGCCGCAAGATCATCGTCGATACGTACGGCGGTGCCGCACCGCACGGCGGCGGCGCGTTCTCGGGCAAGGATCCGTCCAAGGTCGACCGTTCGGCGGCTTACGCCGGCCGTTATGTCGCGAAGAACATCGTGGCCGCGGGCCTGGCTTCGCGCTGCCTGATTCAGGTCTCGTACGCTATCGGCGTCGCCCAGCCGACGTCGGTCATGGTGAACACGTTCGGCACGGGCCGCGTGTCGGATGCAACCATCACGCGTCTCGTGCAGGAGCATTTCGACCTGCGCCCGAAGGGCATCATCCAGATGCTCGACCTGCTGCGCCCGATCTACGAGAAGAGCGCGGCCTACGGTCACTTCGGCCGCGAAGAGCCGGAATTCACGTGGGAATCCACGGACAAGGCATTGGCGCTCGCCGAAGCCGCCGGCACGGAACCGGTTGCCGCGCTGGCCGAATAA
- a CDS encoding lipid A biosynthesis lauroyl acyltransferase — protein MLSRYGAKLAIGLLKLFALLPYGFVARLGDGLGWLLYQIPSRRKRIVHINLKLCFPGWSDERREDVAQKHFRHAIRSYLERSVQWFGSAKKLEKLIQLDSAIDLTDPNLPPTLFLGFHFVGIEAGSIFLNYSLKRQCGSLYQPMSNPELEAVAKAARARFGADMASRADSARIVLRWLRERKPVMLGADMDYGARNSTFVPFFGVPTCTLTAVGRLAKVGHAQVVPFIGEVLPNYKGYRLKVFKPWENYPTGDDDADARRMNAFLEEQIPLIPEQYYWVHKRFKTRPPGQPSVY, from the coding sequence ATGCTGAGCCGCTATGGCGCCAAACTCGCGATCGGGCTGCTGAAACTGTTTGCACTGTTGCCTTATGGTTTCGTGGCCCGTCTCGGCGACGGACTCGGCTGGCTGCTCTATCAGATCCCGAGCCGGCGCAAACGCATCGTCCATATCAATCTGAAGCTGTGCTTCCCCGGTTGGAGCGACGAGCGTCGCGAAGACGTCGCGCAGAAGCATTTCCGTCACGCGATCCGCAGCTACCTCGAACGCAGCGTGCAGTGGTTCGGCTCGGCGAAGAAACTCGAAAAGCTGATCCAGCTCGACAGCGCGATCGATCTGACGGACCCGAATCTGCCGCCCACGCTGTTTCTCGGCTTTCACTTCGTGGGTATCGAGGCCGGTTCGATCTTCCTGAACTATTCGCTCAAGCGCCAATGCGGCTCGCTCTATCAGCCGATGTCGAACCCGGAGCTCGAAGCAGTCGCCAAAGCGGCGCGCGCGCGTTTCGGCGCGGACATGGCGAGCCGCGCCGACAGCGCGCGCATCGTGCTGCGCTGGCTGCGCGAGCGCAAGCCAGTGATGCTCGGCGCCGACATGGATTACGGCGCGCGAAATTCCACCTTCGTGCCGTTTTTCGGCGTGCCGACCTGTACGCTGACCGCGGTGGGACGTCTGGCCAAAGTCGGTCACGCGCAGGTCGTGCCGTTCATCGGCGAGGTGCTGCCGAATTACAAAGGCTACCGGCTGAAAGTATTCAAGCCGTGGGAAAACTACCCGACCGGCGACGACGACGCGGACGCCCGTCGCATGAATGCCTTCCTGGAAGAGCAGATTCCGTTGATCCCCGAGCAATACTACTGGGTCCACAAGCGCTTCAAGACCCGGCCGCCGGGTCAGCCGAGCGTGTATTGA
- the mgrA gene encoding L-glyceraldehyde 3-phosphate reductase: MAYEAASERYSDMQYRVCGKSGLKLPALSLGLWHNFGDTTPISTQRDILRTAFDLGITHFDLANNYGPPYGSAETNFGRLFKDDFKPYRDELLISSKAGWDMWPGPYGQGGGSRKYVLASLDQSLQRMGLDYVDIFYSHRFDADTPLEETAGALASAVQQGKALYIGISSYSATKTLEMAKLLAEYKVPLLIHQPAYNMLNRWIEQELLDTLEKVGAGTIAFTPLAQGLLTDKYLNGVPEDARVNKPGGGSLKQEHLSAQNIEHVRKLNDIAQRRGQSLAQMALAWALRDPRVTSVLIGASRAEQVRENVGALKNLAFSKDELAEIDRYATEGGINLWEKPSTDQAI, from the coding sequence ATGGCTTACGAAGCAGCTTCAGAACGCTATTCGGATATGCAGTACCGCGTCTGCGGTAAGTCGGGTCTCAAACTGCCTGCGCTGTCGCTCGGTCTGTGGCACAACTTCGGCGACACCACGCCGATTTCCACACAGCGCGACATCCTGCGCACGGCCTTCGACCTGGGTATCACGCACTTCGACCTCGCCAACAACTACGGGCCGCCGTACGGCAGTGCCGAAACCAACTTCGGCCGCCTCTTCAAGGACGACTTCAAGCCGTATCGCGATGAACTGCTGATTTCGTCGAAGGCCGGTTGGGACATGTGGCCGGGTCCGTACGGTCAAGGCGGCGGCTCGCGCAAATATGTGCTCGCGAGTCTCGATCAGAGCCTGCAGCGCATGGGCCTCGACTATGTCGATATTTTCTATTCGCATCGTTTCGATGCCGACACGCCGCTCGAAGAAACCGCGGGTGCGTTGGCGAGCGCCGTGCAGCAGGGCAAGGCGCTGTACATCGGGATTTCGTCGTACTCGGCAACCAAGACGCTCGAAATGGCGAAGCTGCTCGCCGAGTACAAGGTGCCGCTGCTGATTCATCAGCCCGCGTACAACATGCTCAATCGCTGGATCGAGCAGGAGCTGCTGGATACGCTGGAGAAGGTCGGTGCGGGCACCATTGCATTCACGCCGCTAGCTCAGGGTCTGCTCACCGATAAATACCTGAACGGCGTGCCGGAAGATGCGCGCGTCAACAAGCCGGGCGGCGGTTCGTTGAAACAGGAACATTTGAGCGCGCAGAACATCGAGCACGTGCGCAAGCTCAACGACATCGCGCAACGTCGCGGCCAGAGCCTGGCGCAGATGGCGCTCGCATGGGCGCTGCGCGATCCGCGCGTGACGTCCGTGCTGATCGGCGCAAGCCGCGCGGAGCAGGTGCGTGAGAACGTTGGCGCGCTGAAGAATCTCGCGTTCTCGAAGGACGAGCTGGCCGAGATCGATCGCTACGCAACCGAAGGTGGCATCAACCTGTGGGAAAAGCCGTCGACGGATCAGGCGATCTGA
- a CDS encoding MFS transporter has product MPDISYLERGTRAYWRASIALLFAGYATFSLLYCVQPLLPSFSTAFNVTPAQSSLSLSLTTVALALAVFVAGFVSEGWSRHKLMTLSLTVSSLLTIGVSIAPQWHQLLVLRTLEGLALGGVPAVAMAYLAEEVHPDGLGLAMGLYVGGTAIGGMAGRVITGVVADLFSWRVAIGTIGVLGILSMLAFRALLPPSRHFVPRSGLGFTHHRTALLKQFARPGLSLLFLLGFVLMGSFVTLYNYIGYRLLAPPYQLNQTEIGAIFVVYLTGVVASPWSGRMADTFGRARVLIASLLLMVLGLALTLLHPLAAIAAGIACVTFGFFAGHSVASGWVGRLAKDAKGQAAALYLLAYYIGSSVVGSYGGHVWAGFGWNGVAGLVSVLLVIGLVAAMRLRAREQSHF; this is encoded by the coding sequence GTGCCCGACATCTCTTATCTCGAACGCGGCACACGCGCGTACTGGCGCGCCAGCATCGCACTGCTGTTCGCCGGCTACGCGACGTTCTCGCTTCTCTATTGCGTGCAGCCCTTGCTGCCATCGTTTTCGACGGCATTCAACGTGACGCCGGCGCAAAGCAGCCTGTCGCTCTCGCTGACCACGGTCGCGCTCGCGCTTGCCGTGTTCGTCGCCGGCTTCGTTTCGGAAGGCTGGAGCCGTCACAAACTGATGACGCTGTCGCTTACCGTTTCCTCGCTGCTGACCATCGGTGTGTCGATCGCGCCGCAGTGGCATCAACTGCTCGTGCTGCGCACGCTCGAAGGTCTCGCACTCGGCGGTGTACCCGCCGTCGCCATGGCCTATCTCGCGGAAGAAGTGCATCCCGACGGCCTCGGTCTCGCGATGGGACTTTACGTCGGCGGCACGGCGATCGGCGGGATGGCCGGACGCGTGATCACCGGCGTGGTCGCGGATCTGTTTTCGTGGCGCGTCGCGATCGGGACGATCGGCGTGCTCGGCATTCTGTCGATGCTCGCGTTTCGCGCGCTGCTGCCGCCGTCGCGTCATTTCGTGCCGCGGAGCGGACTCGGCTTCACGCATCACCGCACCGCCCTGCTCAAGCAATTCGCACGACCCGGACTGTCTCTGCTGTTTCTGCTCGGCTTCGTGCTGATGGGCAGCTTCGTCACGCTGTACAACTACATCGGCTACCGCCTGCTCGCGCCGCCTTACCAGTTGAATCAGACGGAAATCGGCGCGATCTTCGTCGTGTATCTGACGGGTGTCGTCGCCTCACCGTGGTCGGGACGCATGGCCGACACGTTCGGCCGTGCGCGCGTGCTCATCGCCAGCTTGCTGTTGATGGTGCTCGGTCTTGCGCTCACCTTGCTGCATCCGCTGGCGGCGATCGCGGCCGGCATCGCGTGCGTGACGTTCGGCTTCTTCGCCGGACATTCGGTGGCGAGCGGCTGGGTCGGACGTCTCGCCAAGGATGCCAAAGGTCAGGCCGCCGCCCTTTATCTGCTCGCGTATTACATCGGCTCGAGCGTGGTCGGCTCGTACGGCGGTCACGTGTGGGCCGGCTTCGGATGGAACGGCGTCGCGGGGCTGGTGAGTGTGTTGCTCGTCATCGGCCTGGTTGCAGCGATGCGTCTGCGAGCGCGCGAGCAATCTCACTTCTGA
- a CDS encoding phytanoyl-CoA dioxygenase family protein: protein MSLHSKKEQIQTLREQGFVVVPGLVSPERCDEFKQIAQRQLQEAAAPIEFEADLQYPGAPTSKQAPGGHTVRRLLDAYGRHPRFAQWATAPEIRGWMELYFGEEPRLSRAHHNCMMTKHPAYGSLTGWHRDVRYWSFERDDLVSVWLAVGAETVDNGALWLVPKSHNAPFTSDRFDQAKFFRSDLEENQEWIRTAVSPDLKPGDVVFFHCNTLHSAGKNITDQVKFSLVYTYHGASNVPLPGTRSAAKPEVAF from the coding sequence ATGTCACTTCATTCCAAGAAAGAGCAGATTCAGACGTTGCGGGAGCAGGGTTTTGTCGTCGTGCCCGGATTGGTGTCGCCCGAGCGTTGCGATGAGTTCAAGCAGATCGCGCAGCGTCAGTTGCAGGAAGCGGCCGCGCCGATCGAGTTCGAAGCGGATCTGCAGTATCCCGGCGCGCCGACCTCCAAACAGGCGCCCGGCGGTCATACAGTGCGGCGGCTGCTGGATGCGTATGGGCGTCATCCGAGATTCGCGCAATGGGCGACCGCGCCGGAAATTCGCGGCTGGATGGAACTGTATTTCGGCGAGGAGCCGCGTCTGTCACGCGCGCACCATAACTGCATGATGACCAAGCATCCGGCGTATGGCAGCTTGACCGGCTGGCATCGCGACGTGCGGTATTGGTCGTTCGAGCGGGACGATCTGGTGTCGGTGTGGCTCGCGGTCGGCGCGGAGACGGTGGATAACGGCGCGCTGTGGCTCGTGCCGAAGTCGCACAACGCCCCGTTCACTTCCGACCGGTTCGATCAGGCCAAATTTTTCCGTTCGGATCTGGAAGAGAATCAGGAGTGGATTCGCACCGCGGTGTCGCCTGATCTCAAGCCCGGCGACGTGGTGTTTTTCCACTGCAACACGCTCCATTCGGCCGGCAAGAACATTACCGATCAGGTGAAGTTTTCGCTGGTGTACACGTATCACGGCGCGAGCAATGTGCCGTTGCCGGGAACCCGTTCGGCTGCGAAGCCCGAAGTGGCGTTTTAG
- a CDS encoding efflux RND transporter periplasmic adaptor subunit, whose protein sequence is MEGQRPERSGTPHDPAKTKRARWIGVAVAVAVIALAAQGIWSRHDAHAALERDAEHTSQTSVEVVKPQKSAAGLDLVLPGNVQAFLDTPIYARTNGYLKKWYADIGAHVKNGQLLAEIDTPEVDDQLRAARADLANANANYALAKSTADRWTDMLKSKSVSKQETDEKVGDMLAKKATLDAARFNVARLEKTQSFQKVYAPFDGIVTARNVDVGALIDAGSAGGPAKELFHVAQADRLRVYVNVPQAYAQQVRAQQTAFLTLTETPSKHYPGTVARTAGAVDPQQRTMLVEVDVDNRNGDLLPGAYAQAHFALGTGAAPFTLPGNALLFRPDGVKVATVDAQRKVKLLPVSLGTDFGTRVVIVSGLQGDEQVILNPQDSIVDGAPVRIVPAKAGAATGASS, encoded by the coding sequence ATGGAAGGACAACGTCCAGAGCGTTCCGGCACCCCGCACGATCCGGCCAAAACGAAACGCGCACGCTGGATCGGCGTCGCGGTCGCCGTGGCGGTCATCGCGCTGGCGGCGCAAGGTATCTGGTCGCGCCACGACGCACACGCGGCGCTCGAACGCGATGCCGAGCATACGAGCCAGACGAGCGTCGAAGTGGTGAAGCCGCAGAAGTCTGCGGCCGGTCTCGATCTCGTGCTGCCCGGCAACGTGCAGGCCTTTCTCGACACGCCGATCTACGCGCGCACCAACGGCTATCTGAAGAAGTGGTACGCCGATATCGGCGCGCACGTGAAAAACGGCCAGTTGCTGGCGGAAATCGATACACCTGAAGTGGACGATCAATTGCGCGCGGCCCGCGCCGATCTCGCGAACGCCAACGCCAACTATGCGCTCGCGAAAAGCACCGCCGACCGCTGGACCGACATGCTGAAAAGCAAGTCGGTCTCGAAGCAGGAAACCGACGAGAAAGTCGGCGACATGCTCGCGAAGAAAGCCACGCTCGACGCCGCGCGCTTCAACGTGGCGCGGCTCGAGAAGACGCAGTCGTTCCAGAAGGTCTATGCGCCGTTCGACGGCATCGTGACGGCGCGCAATGTGGATGTTGGGGCGCTGATCGACGCGGGTAGCGCCGGTGGCCCGGCGAAGGAGCTGTTTCACGTCGCGCAGGCGGATCGGTTGCGTGTTTATGTGAATGTGCCGCAGGCGTACGCGCAGCAGGTTCGTGCGCAGCAGACCGCGTTTCTGACGCTGACCGAGACGCCTTCGAAACATTATCCGGGCACTGTCGCGCGCACCGCGGGCGCCGTCGATCCGCAACAACGCACGATGCTCGTAGAGGTCGATGTCGATAATCGAAATGGCGACCTGCTGCCGGGCGCCTATGCACAAGCGCACTTCGCGTTGGGCACGGGCGCAGCGCCGTTTACGCTGCCCGGTAACGCGCTGCTGTTCCGCCCGGATGGCGTGAAAGTGGCGACCGTCGACGCGCAACGCAAGGTGAAGCTGTTGCCCGTGTCGTTGGGAACGGACTTCGGCACGCGCGTAGTGATCGTGTCGGGCTTGCAAGGCGATGAGCAGGTGATCCTGAATCCGCAGGACTCGATCGTCGATGGCGCGCCGGTGCGGATCGTGCCCGCAAAAGCGGGTGCGGCGACGGGTGCGTCGTCATGA
- a CDS encoding DUF3185 family protein — translation MTKAISIALIVGGIVLLYFGGQAFNSVSSDVSRVFTGSPTNKAIMLIVGGVVATIAGLTGMALSGRRR, via the coding sequence ATGACGAAGGCGATTTCCATCGCGTTGATTGTCGGCGGCATCGTGCTGCTGTACTTCGGCGGGCAGGCGTTCAATTCGGTGAGCAGCGACGTCTCGCGCGTCTTTACGGGTTCGCCGACCAACAAGGCGATCATGCTGATCGTGGGCGGCGTCGTGGCCACGATCGCCGGCCTGACGGGAATGGCTTTGTCGGGACGCAGGCGCTAA